atttttgttgagtacaacGCATGTTCAAGTGGCTATTAACAGACCTCACTTAGGAGACTAGAGATTATCGCATCGACTTCAAGGGTGAGCTGCATCATCCTAGCTGCCATGGAGTTTTCTTTCATCTTTGTCTTATAATTCTATCCAaaccattttattttaaaaaagtaaatgaaaataggattctctcttcttcttcttcccaatgttctctcttctcttcttcttcctctttcgAAAATCTGAAATCCGACTATCAAACAAATAATCTCCCCCATTATCTTATATTCCTTCTCATCTCCGATCGTGACTCTCTCCTCTTTTTGAACTGAAGATTTTGTTCGACTTAAAGTGGGTAAGTCATTTTTTGAGAGATTCTacaattttggaaaaaaactaAGCTTTTTTCTTGGATTAATGAAGAATAAATCGTTTTATAGatgtaaaaaattaataatagtgTAATGGTAcctatatttattgttttagaaagaaaattaacaaaccCAAAAAGCCATAATTTTGGGAAAATGTATATGTAATGTTCAgtgaaaattcatttttgtttttgtttttttttcgtGACCATCTTATTCAtataatttaacaaatatagTTTTGTTTTGTTGTCCAACAAATATTTGAAGTGTAGGAGattgaaaaaatctatttctcaATCACTATCTAtaattagtgaaagaaaaaacaatgaaTACTGCTCTGTATTACACTCAAACTCAAAAGGCAAGGAGaacaagaaggagaaggagaaggaccTAGAGATGGAGAAGGAAAAAATTCGAAGTCGTCAATTGTGATGTTAAGCAACAATATCCACCATTGATTATGCATACCATTgtgaattactttttttgttgataagttttataaaacaattggtgaagtgcttatttttgttgataatattaatgatttttttgttgaaacaaatgtgaattatgatggaaaagaagaaatgtGGTATGTGACACATATATAACCTATGTTGTAAGAAGTAACACAGAATTATCTACATGTGCCCCAAGGAGGGGACTGAGCGGGTGGAAGAATTCCCGAACTACCCAACCCTTTCAAGAATGACATGATCTATTGAGCTAACATTGTATCGACGGGAGGGAAACCTATAGCTTCAGCCTTCCCCCCTTGCTCTAGTTCAATCTCCGTAACTTCCTCAACCTCAAATTCCTCTTCTATCTCTTCATTATGTACCGGTGGGTTCCCATTTACCAAAACATTGGCAATTGGTACCTCATTCATAGCAGGCACAACAGTTTCACGACCTATACTTGTACCTCTTGCTCTACCTCATCCTCGATAGTGTCCTCTTGCTGCGGATTCCTCAGCTGGATTATTGACAACATCTACGAGCCTAAAGTCGTTATATCTAGTATTAACCATATGCGGACAGAAGAGTGAAAGAAATTAGATACCAATACGAATTAAGTCATAGCATGAAGAAAAacaggaggaggaggaggaggaggaggaggaggaggctCATTCAGCcttttaatatttgtgtattttatatCGGGTGAAATTACTTTTTCCACCATCTCTACAAGCAAAACTTATGTAAATCTTCCAATGGAAAACATCATCTCATTcattcaaaagtttgaaaacaaaATCGTTCAGATACAAACAAATGAGAGTGCAAATGGAAGTAACATACCCATTGACAAGGCAATGTTCCAGATCAGGATGATTGTTTTAGAGTTGCTTGATTCCGATTGGAGTCGCGACATAGAAATTATTCCCCTACACATCCTTCCTACATTATGAACAATACACTAAATGAAACGACTTTTGcatatttatatgatgttttcctATTTTGCTAGGAATGTATCGTCACACTACGGGCACAAATTACTGCAATAGACACCTTTTTTAATTGGCATTACATATCATGAAATTTAAGCAAcaaaaaaatagatgtggtggaTTGTATGTACACAGGCCATAAGTGCGGGCAAGAATGTGAATTCTCGTTGGTTAGTTATGGAAACAGCAAATAATGTACTCACATGcttgttttaaaaaaacactaattttttttccaaatacaGGTACAAGATACACATTAAGGTAAAAGACAACGGTGGGAAActaatttagttctttttaaTGGTGTCGCCGAAAAGTTGCTTGAAACTTCTGGTTTCAAGTTTGTTAACCATTCGACCAAAGCTGGTACGAACGTTCCATCGCAAATTGAGAGCCTTTGCGGTAAGGAAATTGTATTCAAGATCAAATTGTCcaaatataatttgaaagatGGCTGAAATATTATACAGTCACAAAGGTGTTTGTTCTGGATGAAGATTTTGAATTACAACACCGCATTAACAAAGGAAAAAAGGTGTGTTTATCATTTACAGTTTAATACCTTTCTATTTTATACAAACACctatttaatgattaatttgaatttaagtCTACaagaaaaactcaaaatagaagAAACAGAAAAATACATGAGCATGTTGCAGATGGTTCAGACGATAACAACTCAGAAGAAGATCCCGATGAGGGAGAGGGCACTTCCACTGGCAACAcaattgtaagacccccaaaataaGTTAGGGTGTATAGAGACTCATTTGTTCCTATATTCTTTTTAACATGTAAATTAAGCGTTTTAAAGTATTCATGGGTGAATTGAAGTTATTTAgatgtcaaacgtcaagggacgaccaagacgttcgacaactagTCACCAAAGGGACCTTATGTGTTTtcatgtgcttatatgtgtgtaATTGGCTTATGAAGTCCTTCTAtgattaaaaatgatatttataggCAGTATACTTGGTTTCATGAAggttagaggtcaaacgtccaagacgttcaaaagttagcccttgagacgtgcatgtgtgtgtcttgagtgtgcgTAACATGTTTGAAGGTGTTGCGTGtaatttttttgggtgaaactgatgCAGAAGGTCCTTATAATGTTAAGGTAAACATTTACATTGAAaacttccgggtacgactccccaagggcaCCTGAACAGACCCTCAAGCAGGACCCAAAGGCTGTCGAGAcattgccaaggcagtgtcaatcgacggagcCAAAGGACTCCTCGTCAGTCCACAAACGTCCCGTCGATGGGGAAACATCGATGGACATTTAGACTGGTGAAGGattaatattctttttgagCCTCAGACACAAACGACAACCTGAagtacggtccatcgatggaccaaCTGGGCGTCGTTTGTGGCCATGGATGCAGGCTGCCACAACTGTCATGCCCGCTATTTTAAGTAAGGGGTGAataggaaattcaccccacgttctAGCCTGACACTAGTTggtttttttggttattttttggtgtatttaagttatCAAAAACGTGACAACCCCATTTACAATTaaattcacaaaaattaaaCTTCCCTCCCAAACTAaactctctctagaacctccattgaatgTGAAGCTCAAGAATAAGTTGGAGCTTGTatttccatgggttctttaCCATGTTTTTGAGGTTTTCTTCTACATTatggtatggtgatccttcatctctagttaatcttccatctacagagttcctttcaatgttttcaaggaagtttcatgatcaaatctcttcttctttaatctagccatgggttctttctcaaaacgttttcaaaggcttaatcatgatgaattaatgataaTGTATTGATTTTAACTTGTATttaaatccaatttcatgatgaacccatgtccccTTCAAACTATCATTTTAGCCTAAgtatgggctttgtgatcttgaattgatgttaatcgaattatgattctagcatgttgAGTTACTTATATCTACTATGTACATTGTAATGTGTTGATGAATTATGTGATATTGGATCAATGTGAACTGATGCTTGAAGACTTGATCTCTATTTCCTATATTTTGTTAATACATGACATTTACTGTAACATTGACTCTATTATGCATGATTGTGGGACTCGTTGTGTAAGGATAattgtagctactgccttacgtgaatattaatgatgaattgttgGTGAGATATACATGTGGATCAAGGTTTGATTAgcctatgttcttctatcttTCATGGATTCCTAATGTAGCGTGCTACTATGCTCTCGAGTTTAtggcaattgtagtaggatttcgtttaggttatgatttttttaactACTGCcttatgttgattttattgatgaattatgagtGTAATTCATTCATGATCAATTTAAAGGAGTCTTTGTAACGATTGATCTAAATACTCTAGCCTATAGATTGATAATGCTATATACATGATGTGATCTcaattctagggtagatgaaaTATGATTTAGACTTGGTTATGATGtatttagatactgccctagGTTGATATTACTGatgaaatatgattgatgatcaagGCAAGGGAAATTGGTTAAAGATCTatgtctctctactttctagtatattgATGATGTGTTGTACTAGTTCTTAGTATGGTCTTATAGTGGATTATGCATGgattcttttatgattaaagcATATTTATCTACcgactttatattaattgttgatgaaaaaggaGTATTGATCAAGGATGATCAAAGGGTAACAAATTGGTCAAAATGACTTTTCCTCTCTACTTTCTTATAGTATTAGTAGTTGataaagccttgtatgacattatGTGGTACAGTCTACTCATGGTGGAGGNNNNNNNNNNNNNNNNNNNNNNNNNNNNNNNNNNNNNNNNNNNNNNNNNNNNNNNNNNNNNNNNNNNNNNNNNNNNNNNNNNNNNNNNNNNNNNNNNNNNNNNNNNNNNNNNNNNNNNNNNNNNNNNNNNNNNNNNNNNNNNNNNNNNNNNNNNNNNNNNNNNNNNNNNNNNNNNNNNNNNNNNNNNNNNNNNNNNNNNNNNNNNNNNNNNNNNNNNNNNNNNNNNNNNNNNNNNNNNNNNNNNNNNNNNNNNNNNNNNNNNNNNNNNNNNNNNNNNNNNNNNNNNNNNNNNNNNNNNNNNNNNNNNNNNNNNNNNNNNNNNNNNNNNNNNNNNNNNNNNNNNNNNNNNNNNNNNNNNNNNNNNNNNNNNNNNNNNNNNNNNNNNNNNNNNNNNNNNNNNNNNNNNNNNNNNNNNNNNNNNNNNNNNNNNNNNNNNNNNNNNNNNNNNNNNNNNNNNNNNNNNNNNNNNNNNNNNNNNNNNNNNNNNNNNNNNNNNNNNNNNNNNNNNNNNNNNNNNNNNNNNNNNNNNNNNNNNNNNNNNNNNNNNNNNNNNNNNNNNNNNNNNNNNNNNNNNNNNNNNNNNNNNNNNNNNNNNNNNNNNNNNNNNNNNNNNNNNNNNNNNNNNNNNNNNNNNNNNNNNNNNNNNNNNNNNNNNNNNNNNNNNNNNNNNNNNNNNNNNNNNNNNNNNNNNNNNNNNNNNNNNNNNNNNNNNNNNNNNNNNNNNNNNNNNNNNNNNNNNNNNNNNNNNNNNNNNNNNNNNNNNNNNNNNNNNNNNNNNNNNNNNNNNNNNNNNNNNNNNNNNNNNNNNNNNNNNNNNNNNNNNNNNNNNNNNNNNNNNNNNNNNNNNNNNNNNNNNNNNNNNNNNNNNNNNNNNNNNNNNNNNNNNNNNNNNNNNNNNNNNNNNNNNNNNNNNNNNNNNNNNNNNNNNNNNNNNNNNNNNNNNNNNNNNNNNNNNNNNNNNNNNNNNNNNNNNNNNNNNNNNNNNNNNNNNNNNNNNNNNNNNNNNNNNNNNNNNNNNNNNNNNNNNNNNNNNNNNNNNNNNNNNNNNNNNNNNNNNNNNNNNNNNNNNNNNNNNNNNNNNNNNNNNNNNNNNNNNNNNNNNNNNNNNNNNNNNNNNNNNNNNNNNNNNNNNNNNNNNNNNNNNNNNNNNNNNNNNNNNNNNNNNNNNNNNNNNNNNNNNNNNNNNNNNNNNNNNNNNNNNNNNNNNNNNNNNNNNNNNNNNNNNNNNNNNNNNNNNNNNNNNNNNNNNNNNNNNNNNNNNNNNNNNNNNNNNNNNNNNNNNNNNNNNNNNNNNNNNNNNNNNNNNNNNNNNNNNNNNNNNNNNNNNNNNNNNNNNNNgtttgctcacatataagtaaacacacacatgtatgataatctagtcaaCGGAGGGGCCTTGGAAGGTGTGCTCTTGTGTACCCCAATCTAGATAGGTGCTTATATATTCTATGTCcttgtgaaagggtttctcataTGATTTAGGTAGATGAACTTTCATCAATGACCTATGAGCTTAGCATATAAGGAGTCAATCTCCTAATCctgattttataaattaatgttaatacagacttttttaataaaagggaACTTAGTTTAGCACCGAAAGAACTTGAAGTTGAGGGGTGCCCCTTCCCATTGGAGGAAGGTATGTCATGatagtcctcacgaggtggTTAGCCTCATAGCCTAAAGGGAATAGAGTGAAattggataactacaatgctcCATttggcataaatagggtttccacatatacctccaagttccataactatgctttccacataggatctagcaagtgaattcatTTAGTATtatagcatgtgttaatgttctaccttggctaggtacgaaaaccttccattggtgtaaggctctataAGACCAAATTTCATGTatcacccatggtcttagtgtcagttaagtctatagtttccctaaagtaaaatggacaatggaagtaaaacAAGGACCCTATCTAGGATAccctaagggtagttgcttagtgtaggtggagttatgggacttcacgtatgcatttcacaagtggctcttgagggaagtcctagaaaGGTGTCCTAATGCACGTGACTATGTTTATGTCCCTTATTCATGACTTTGTAAGTATTTGTCTAATTATTATGAagatatgcatggtatgagtcctaatggATCTATGTGATGAAAGTCTTGCCTAGTTTCgatgaagttgtcttcacttgctatgttgatgtatgaattggatgttAAGGGTTATGGTCTCATGATAGTTTTACTAAGTATATGTGagtttatggggcttcacatgcaCATTCCACTAGTAGACTTATATTGGGAGTGTAAGGTTTCATAATGTTCTATGTGAATTGAAATTAGTAAATGTGTAAAGTGAATCGAGTTTACTATAATGACCTTATGGTCTTGACTTCAATGTGTCTATaatgtactatacttctatgatggtatgtgttggcttgTGTAGGTTGTATGCATGgtttccttgtggccttaaggtgatgcattgcacaaagtattactagagggttacttgggagacTAATAGGTTGAACGAAAGAAGTTCACTGTTAAGAGAAAATGCTCACTGTCAAGTGTAGGGAGCTTGCTGTAAAATGATTCAGAAATGTCTTAAATgtattttatgattttctatagtgtttgaccatgaaatatgcctatatgaagtatgtaaaatatatagtgcttattgtataaaggttttatgaagattttctcaaaaaggcatgaaaaatgatttcaagtaaaatgtcccttttaaatgcatgtttttgcatgattgccatacttagtgcatccttgtactaactccaatcttctctactttttacacaaagtgtaggttatggatgcttaaaggatgtctctatgaTCAAGGagcttgttatgtgtttctcaagctcaagcaaaaggaatccttaagatccaaggatgtcctatgtcAAGTTATCTTTTAAGTCTTGTAATTATatacttatgattatgttgtaagggtcgtgtccctaatatgctctaatgatgttgagtctggATGGCAAAAAGAGTAGAGTCTATAaaatgtacttatgatattttatatatatgaagtgaagtttctagcatatgatgtgctatgaaaagttttaaattttcaactaATTTACCTATgagaatgtgatgaatgataactatgagctagtataagacctccgagagatcaagtacgccatgttacttctagggggtgctccccggtcgtgacaacaACAGTTCATGCAAGAAACCTGAATAACAAACTCAGTTGCAGCAAAACATTTCAAACTACAAACATCTAAAAGAGGAGAAGCCTTATCATACATAACGACAAATATCACAGGAGCAACTGAAATAGAGTCACAACTTGGCATTCCATATGCGAAAGTGTCACGGCCTTACAACGTCAACCCAGATTTTAAGGTAAAGTAGTATAGTTTACCCTACTATCGAACACCTACGTAATGGACATTTTCAATGCAACAATTGCAAAAATACAGTAACCCTTATATTGTTAATAATGTTTgagtttattaaatttatagGGTAAAGGACAAATGATAGACAACAATGGTCCGAGCGAATGGAAGGCAGATGGATCTAACACCAGTGATTTTCCGGTAGAAGATTAAGATGACGAACCTGATCCNTTGTAATTATatacttatgattatgttgtcagggtcgtgtccctaatatgctctaatgatgttgagtctggatggcaaaaagagactagagtctataaaatgtacttatgatattttatatatatgaagtgaagtttctagcatatgatgtgctatgaaaagttttaaattttcaactaATTTACCTATgagaatgtgatgaatgataactatgagctagtataagacctccgagaggtcaagtacgccatgttacttctagggggtgctccccggtcgtgacaacaACAGTTCATGCAAGAAACCTGAATAACAAACTCAGTTGCAGCAAAACATTTCAAACCACAAACATCTAAAAGAGGAGAAGCCTTATCATACATAACGACAAATATCACAGGAGCAACTGAAATAGAGTCACAACTTGGCATTCCATATGCGAAAGTGTCACGGCCTTACAACGCAACCCAGATTTTAAGGTAAAGTAGTATAGTTTACCCTACTATCGAACACCTACGTAATGGACATTTTCAATGCAGCAATTGCAAAAATACAGTAACCCTTATATTGTTAATAATGTTTgagtttattaaatttatagGGTAAAGGACAAATGATAGACAACAATGGTCCGAGCGAATGGAAGGCAGATGGATCTAACACCAGTGATTTTCCGGTAGAAGATTAAGATGACGAACCTGATCTCAACTTCAAGAGAAGAGTTTCTACcagaaaacaaaagaagaatagAAACCTATACTTAGAGGACGACGATGAAAGCTTTACCCCCACCAAGACAAATGTAAAATAGAGCATTTCGCTACTTTAATGTAGCTACTATTAGTAGTTCACCAAAGAAGTAGTTTCTTTCGGGATGTGTATCGGCGCATGTATGTTATGATCTCACCAGTATTTATAAATTTGCTTCACAGGAAGAAAATGGAAAGTAATGTTTGAGAATTTTCTGGATTGATAGAGTTCAAATTGTTCTCGATTACAAGATTAGAAAATGGTAAATCTAACTAAAACAACTTTGAATCTCCATTGTTGATTAACCTGCCAATAGAAGAGAAAAGATATGAGATTGAGAACGAAAAGAAGGGAAGGAgatcgaagaagaagaagcagaaAAAGGGAGGGAAAGTTCACCAGAAACTCGTTGCCTTCTCTCTCTCCTCTAACCATCTTTTATAACCGAATCCACGTGGCAAAATCCGCACCTTCCGTTCTTATTAAAATCCAACTGATCTTGACCGTTTGTTTTTAATCTCTGATTCTGTTTTCCGATTTCGATTCCCCGCAGCTTCACTATTTAATTTCCTTAGCAGAGATCATGACATACCATCCTCCATCAAACTATCCTTGACATCAAGGATGAGAATCAAAGTCTGGAAATTTGGCGCGCAGAAATTGATAATCTTCCCAGGTTACATCTTCTGGTGCAAGAATAGACCATTGTACTAACACTCGTACAATAGCCATATTATTTCTCTTTACCATCTGTCTTTGCAAGATTGCCACAGGCTTAACAAAAAACTGTGCATCACCACTCGTCGTAGGTAATTCAGATTGCACCACGACACGATTGCCTACTTTTCTCTTAAGTGGTGACACATGAAAGACCGGATGAATTTTAGAATGAGGAGGTAGCTCCAGTCGATACGCCACAGATCCTACCCTGTCCGTGATCCGGTAAGGTCCATAGTACTTACAGCTAAGCTTCAAGTTCTTCCTCAATGCAATGGAAGTTTGACGATAAGGTTGAAGCTTCAGATAAACTGAATCCCCCACAGAAATTCCCGATCAGTTCTTCTATTATCAGTAAAGAACTTCATCCGAGCTTGAGCAGTAGTCAAATTATCACGAAGTAACTGCAGAAATTGTTGTCGCTGCATGACTAAGTCCTCTGCAGCTTGAACTATTGTTTCCAATAATGTCCCAATGGACAATTGAGGTGGAATATAACCATATAATGCTTTGAATGAAGTACAACGCAAAATGGTGTGGAAGTTAGTATTATACCACCACTCAGCAGCCGAAAGCCACTGTTTCCACTGAGTAGGTCTACTCGTAGTCATACACCTAAGATAATTTTCCAAACACCTGTTGACTCTCTCTGTTTGACCATCACTTTGGGGATGATAGGCCGAGCTATAATGAAGTTGAGTTCCCAAAAGCTTAAACATGGCTTGCCAGAAGTTACTCAAAAACACTTTGTCCCTGTCTGTAACAATACAATCAGGAACACCATCTAAGCTATGAATTCTTTTCCAGTACAAGTTGGCTACTGTAGCTACTGTATATGGATGGGCTAGAGCTATGAAGTGAGCATATTTCGTAAATCTATCAACCACAACTAGTATCACATCTTTAGCTCATGATTTAGGTAAACCTTTGATA
The window above is part of the Solanum pennellii chromosome 5, SPENNV200 genome. Proteins encoded here:
- the LOC107018833 gene encoding uncharacterized protein LOC107018833, translating into MVSPKSCLKLLVSSLLTIRPKLVRTFHRKLRAFASQRCLFWMKILNYNTALTKEKSLQEKLKIEETEKYMSMLQMVQTITTQKKIPMRERALPLATQLLWMLKGCLYDQGACYVFLKLKQKESLRSKDVLCQVIF